TAAACTCAGGGTGTAACAAATATGAGCGATTTTCTTCAGGTGTTACATAGCACTAAAATGTAATATTTCTCAGGGAGAGGGGAAAGCAAGGGGCTGACCAAAAGTATGGGCCAGCCCTAATTTATTCGGCTACCTGATGGATACATGTCATCATTTAAGCGATTCTCAAAGCCTTCATTTTACTTTTGGGCCAGCCCTAATTTATTCGGCTACCTGATGGATACATGTCATCGTTTAAGCGATTCACAAGGCCTTCATTTTACTTTTGGGTCAGCCCTAACTTATACCGGTACCAGATGGATACATGTCATCATTTAAGCGATTCTCAAAGCCTTCTTTTACTTTTGGGTCAGACCTAATTTATACCGCTACCAGATGGATACCTGTCATCGTTTAAGCGATTCACAAAGCCTTCATTTTATTTTTTAGTCGGCCTATTATTTTCACGGGCAGCATTTGGCGGCTCCTGTACATTAACTTGAACCTGGCTGCTAACGTTTATGGATGTACGTACGTTTGTGTTAACCTGCACGTTCGTATCCAGCGAAATCGGGTCGATCGCTACGATTTTATTGAGCTTCACCTGTATGGGTGATATCGCGTCCATTTTCGCAATGGCTTTCACCTGTAAGGTCAACGTATCGATTTTCGATAACGGTTGCACCTGCATGGTTACCGGCGCAAAGGCGAACACGAGGGTGTCTCTCTTCAGAGTAGGGAGGGTATCTGCCCGGCGCACCTGCGGTTCCGCAGCCAGCATACGCCTGGTTGGCACGGCTGTTGGCTCCTGCATAAACAGGATACGCTTCACGGGTGCTACGGTTTCCCAGGATGCGGGCACGGTGGTTACGGCTACCGGTGCTGCGCTGATAAAGCAAAGGGTTGCCAGTACCAGCACGCCGGCCATCAGCATCAGTTTTCCCGTGCCACCCAGCTGCTCGTTCTCGCCGGTAAGCATTCTTTTGATGCGGGCAAATAACTGCCCCGGATGATCTTTTAAGCTCATGGCATATTGATTTTGAGTGAGCGTAAATTCCTGGAACGACACTAATGCCTGCATATAAGCATCCTCCCGTTTGGTATGCGCCAGTACGATCTCATCGCAGCAAGCTTCCCGCTCTTCTTTCAAAAGCGCGGATACCCATAGCAGACCGGGATTGAAAAAGAAAATGGTTTCCGTAATATGTTGTACCAGGTTTACCAGGTAATCGTTCCGCCGGATGTGGGCCAGTTCGTGCATCAGGATGGTTTCCAGCTGCTCGGCCGGTAAGTTCCCCAGTAAGCCCAAAGGCACCAGTACTACCGGTTTAAAGGTACCCACTGTCAGCGGCACCTTCACGCGGGCAGACTCCAGCAGTTTCACTACTTTACGAATGCCCATGTCATGTTTCAGGTCGTAGAAGCGGTGGCGCCAGGCGTTGTCGGGCAGTTGGGTTCCGGTGGTACGCAGCTGCCGGATGTGCCATAAACCTGCGCCCATACACGCTGTTCTGAACATAAAGATCAATGCCCAGGTAAGTACGATCCACCCGGTGTATTGATTAAGGAAACGTTCCAAAGCTTCCACGAACCCGGGCCGCGCAGCTTGAATGGCGGAAGGAGCGCCAGCAGCGGTGTTAAACGCCACCTGGCCCGGGCTGTGGGCTGTATAAGTTAAGTAAAAGGTTAGCAGGGTGCCGGCCAGGAACAACAGTTGTATACCACCAATCAGCACATACCTGCGGGAGGCGGCCGATCGCCTCGTACAAAGGATCACGAGGCCTGCTATTGCCGCAGCCAACGCGCCCTGCCAGAGGGAATGTAACAACGTGCGGCCAAATGCCGCTACGATCGGGTGATGTAACCATTGTTCTGCAAACATGGGCGAAGGTTTTATTTGCCTTTTTCAACCTGTTGTAAAAACGCTTTAATAGCGTCCAGCTCTTTTTTAGAGGTCTTACGGTTGCCGAGCAGCTGCATCATCAGGCTGCTGGCAGAGCCGTTGTACATGGTCTCCACAAACTTGTCCAACAGGAAGCCTTTCGTTTTGCTCTCCTCTGTAGCCGGACTGTACACATGTTTCATCTGGCTCTCGTCGCGCACGAGCAGACCTTTTTCTACCATTATCTGCATCAGCTTAAGGGTAGAGGTATATTGTACTTCCCGTTTCTCTTCGTTCAGTTTGTCGTTCACCACACGTACAGTCGACGCACCGTACTTCCAGAGCACCTGCAAGATCTCCAGCTCGGAACGGGTAGGTTCCTGTAAGTCTTGTTGTTCTTTCTTCATAGCTTAAAGGTAGGAAATATTTCGTACGAAAAAGTTTCTAGGCGTCTTTTTTCTGAAAATCTGGGTTTATATACATAAAAGAGGCTGTCTCATTATCAATGAGCAGCCTCTTTTTATTGGGGACCTGATCGAAGCAAGTGATCGTTCAAGTCCTTCGTTTATCTATGTTACAACCTTTCGGCAGGATGAAAATTGTTATCTTCTTCCGCCCATTGCACGTGGCGCACCACTTTTCTGTTCTACCTCGCGGTTCATCTCCATGATATCTACCGGTTGCGAGAAATCGCCCAGCAGCCATTTGGCATAGTAGTCCGCTAGTCCCCAGAAGAACCATTCCTGCATGTCGCCATAGGCGTGGGCCTGACCAGGCAGCAGCATGATGTCGAAACGTTTGTTCGCGCGTATCAGTGCATTGATGACACGGATGGTGTTGGCAGGGTTCACGTTATCGTCCACATCGCCGGTAGTCAGCATCAGGTGGCCTTTCAGGTTCTTCGCCAGTTCCGGGTTTTTATCGATGTTGTATACGAATGTGGTGTCGCCTTTATCGCCGACTACTTCTTTTACACCGTGATGTTTTTCACTCCACCAACGATTGTAGATGGCGTTATCGTGGTTACCTGAGGAGGATACGGCCACTTTAAAGAAGTCGGGGTACACGAGCATGGCTGCGGTAGACATAAACCCGCCACCGGAGTGACCGTGAATACCTACGCGATTGATGTCGATAAAGTTGTAGCGGTCAGACAGCTGTTCGATCGCGGCTTTTTTATCTGCCAGTCCGTAGTCACGCAGGTTGCCATAGCCGTAGTTA
This genomic interval from Chitinophaga horti contains the following:
- a CDS encoding BlaI/MecI/CopY family transcriptional regulator produces the protein MKKEQQDLQEPTRSELEILQVLWKYGASTVRVVNDKLNEEKREVQYTSTLKLMQIMVEKGLLVRDESQMKHVYSPATEESKTKGFLLDKFVETMYNGSASSLMMQLLGNRKTSKKELDAIKAFLQQVEKGK
- a CDS encoding M56 family metallopeptidase, which codes for MFAEQWLHHPIVAAFGRTLLHSLWQGALAAAIAGLVILCTRRSAASRRYVLIGGIQLLFLAGTLLTFYLTYTAHSPGQVAFNTAAGAPSAIQAARPGFVEALERFLNQYTGWIVLTWALIFMFRTACMGAGLWHIRQLRTTGTQLPDNAWRHRFYDLKHDMGIRKVVKLLESARVKVPLTVGTFKPVVLVPLGLLGNLPAEQLETILMHELAHIRRNDYLVNLVQHITETIFFFNPGLLWVSALLKEEREACCDEIVLAHTKREDAYMQALVSFQEFTLTQNQYAMSLKDHPGQLFARIKRMLTGENEQLGGTGKLMLMAGVLVLATLCFISAAPVAVTTVPASWETVAPVKRILFMQEPTAVPTRRMLAAEPQVRRADTLPTLKRDTLVFAFAPVTMQVQPLSKIDTLTLQVKAIAKMDAISPIQVKLNKIVAIDPISLDTNVQVNTNVRTSINVSSQVQVNVQEPPNAARENNRPTKK